The window GGTACTCTCTGAATTCTCTGCATCAAGTCCCCGATCACCTACAGCAGGAATGAGACAGGACTGAGGGGGGCAGTGGTGACACTCATGCAGGGTCCCCTGGCTCTGCACTAccgtggcgggggaggggctgtgtgCCTGTGCCTTCCCCTGGCGCTGGCCAGGGTTCCCACTCCtgtagccccccaccccctgtcccatTGCCCTCCCTTCCTGCACCACCAGCGACACACGCCCTTCGGCTCCGGCATCCTTACCCTGACAAGCACAGAGAACAGACTCCTGCACCCAGGGGCCAGGTTGATGTAGGGATCCAGGAGATACTCATGgataagggggtgggggaagagggcaaGCCGGGACAGGACTGAGGTCACTTGCAGGTTCAGGCTGTATGGCTGTAGGGAACACAGTGGACAAGCTGAGGGTTGGCAGGGGGCGGTGAGCATTTTTGCACTCCCCCAGCCAGGCGCCTGGCCAGTGTGAACGTGTGCGGGGGTGGGAGTCTCACgtgatgtgtgtgtgtcatgGATTCCCTGGGGCTGAGGGCCAGAACATGTTAGGGCGTGTGGAGCAGAGGCAAGATGGGGCTTCCCGCCTGGAGAACGGagaggggtggggttgggggaaggagagTATGGAGCTGAAGAACCAAAGAGGGCTCGACCCCCAGGGTCAGGCCACTCTCCTGAAGGACTCCAGAGGCAAACTGCCTCGAGTTTTCCTGTGGGCCCTCACCTTGTAACCTTGTAGCCAGGGCCCAGTCCTGTTGACTACCTGTTCCAAAATCCGGGACATGCGGTCAAACAGCATTCGGAGGAAGTGACCCTCAAAGAAAGGCCGTTCAGGCTCATGGGGGTCCAGGGGTGTGGGACCGAGGGGCCAGCCCCAAGGGGCGACTCGGGAGCTGCACTCCTGGAACTGAAACAGAAGTGAGAGTTGAGGAGGTGAGCCCAGTGGTCAGGAGGCACCCACAGGCAGAGGAAGCCATGTGGGAAGGATACACTTGAGGTTCTTGGCcggagcagggaagagagagagatcacagagGGAGAAGGTGGAATTGATCAATACCACGGCTTTGAGGGATGAGAAGTGGATGTTGGCAGAAGCTTCAACACTTACCAGTCCATAAGCATCGTGAACGTATGTGTCATATCCAGTCTCCTCTAGGAAAGCTGAGGTCTTGGCTTCCTCGGGAACCAGGCAGAGGAAACTGAGAGACAGGACCCTAGGTGTGGAGGAGCTCCGGCTGGgctgctctgtctttcccttccccctctccagcCCTGAGGGAACACTCCCTCCTGGGCTGCCCCTCATCGGGGCTATGGCCAAAGATAGAACAAACAAACCTCAAGTGACTTGGATTTCCTGACCAGCTCCCTACCTGTTGACGATCTCGGTCACTGCTGTTTTGCCATCTGAGTTGgtggcaggagctgggggaggcttTGCAGAGGGCTGAAAGCTGGAGTTGAGGAAGCCGTCCGTGAAGTAGGGGTCTTCCTCCAGATCTCTGTGGCCAGGGCAGATGAGTGGTACCAAGGAATAAATGAGTAAGTGTGGGGGTACTGAGGGCCGTAGTGGGTCCTGGGCAGCCTGAGGCTTCCCAGAGGAACAAGGTTTCACTTACAGGGTGTCCTCGTAGCTCTCGGGCTCAGGTGAGCCTCGGGCCACATAATGGCGGCCCTCGAGGTTGCAGAGGACCAGGCTGCGGAGGACCTGCTCATGTGGCTTCTGGAGCAGCTCCTCAAACAGCCGAAGCGTGGTGATGCTGATCTGGGTAAGAAAGGGTCAGCAGGCGTACCTAGGAATTGCTCACTTGGATAAGAAAGATCAGACAGCAGGGTTTGGGGGGAGTGGGTGGCTGCTGGTCTAGGAGCCAGAAGTTTGCCGTCCTGGTTCTGTTACTAATTTGATGTGTGCTATCGGGTAAGCCAACTGgcttttctgtgtctcagtttccatgTTTGCAAAACGGAATATCGGCCTCACCTAGCTCAGAGTAGATGTAAGCCTCAAACAAGccaaatgaatatgaaatagGTCTGGAAAATATAAAGTCACATGGCAAGTATGCGATCACAGAAAACTATGTGACAAAAGCAGTCTGGCCGCCATGACCATGTCACTGTTGGGGGCACAGGTAGGAGTTTCAATGCCTCAAGGTAAGCTAACGACAGTGGGAAGAAGCATGCAGGAAATCCCTTGGGCAGGGGTTGATGGGAGGCAGTAGGATACGCCCCCTCCTGTCCCACCTCACCTCATCAGAGAGGTGATCGCAGTGCCCGATGAGGTGAGCGCACAGAGAGCGGGGGCCATCTTCGGGGGCTGCGGGCTGCGGGTCTGCACCCAGGAGGAAAGCCACAGCCTCTCGCAGCAGCGCAGGGGAGCGGAGCTGGCGCAGCATGGCCGTGAGCAAGGCGGTGGAGGTCAGCACACTCTGCTCAGAACTACAgggagacaggggcacctggtggcttagtcagttagcgTCTGGACAACTGGacaactgtcagtgcagagcctgcttgggattctctctccctctctctctctgtccctctcctgctcgctcgtactccctctctttcaaaagaaataaataaataaacttgaaaaaaaaaaaaaaaaaaaaactacagggaAAGAGCACTGAGCCAGGCCTGGGGGCTGAAAGCCAGGCAGGGGACGTAAGACCAAAGAGGCAGCTAGGAGTGAATGAATGTGGTGCTGACAGAACCCCTTCCTGGTTTCCTTACATCTTGGCTTATATTTCTCGCTCCCTAGCCCTCCTGAGGTCCTAGAGTCCAGGAGCGGGAGGACTTTGTCAGCCCATGTGTGTCAGGGGGCCAAACCTGGCAAACATTAACCATGGAGCCCACAGACCCATGTGACTCTGGCCAAGGAGGTCCCTGGCCTTAGGGACAGGAAAAggtttggtggggaggggcagctggaTCCAGACCATGGCCATGCCCAAGGGGACTGGACATAAACTTACACATGCAGGAGGTGGGGCTGCAGAATCTCCATGAATAATTTCTCAGCTACAGCCTTTGCCAAGGCGTCTGCAACCACCTAGGTGCCAAAGAGCAtgtattaaacacattttacCCCATGAGTGCTTTCCACTGAGAAACAACTGTGTCCTTGCAGTGTCTAACATAACAGGCAGACCTAGGGCCCTAGTTCCTGAGAGACCTACTTGTTCCTCAAGGTGGATGCAGTGAAGAGAGTGGGGTGAACCGCGGGGCACCCCCACAGAGAGCCCTGTTGATGTCCGCCCCTGCTCACCACGTGTGCCTCTGTGATGAGGTGGTCGCAGTAATCAAACCAGCCCAAAAAGGCAGCCAAGGCCTCCTTGCCAGGGAAAGAAGCCTCATCAGACGGGGCACTGGGCAACCTGAAGGGGGAAGCAAGAAAGGAGCTGGGAGGCCTGCCTCAGGTACCTTCTGGAATCTGGGCCCCTTCTCCCTGCAACCACTGTTGCTGGGAGAGCAGGTACAGAAGCAAAAGTAGTGTTTTCCTCAAGGGAAAGCTGGGATGGGCTGGGATGGGCTATACCCTCAGGAAGAGGGTGGCCAGCAGGGGTCCCCATCCCTCCTGGGAAATCAGAGGAGTGGCTACCAGAGGACAGGGAGGGCTGCTAGCCACTGAAGATGTAGCCCTGCTTTCCCTGGCCAAGTGCCTACCTCCAGCTGATGCCCTCTAAAGCGGCAATGTCTGCGGGGTCCAGGAAGGTGGGCATGGACTGGTACAGCTGGCAGAGGTGCTCGACGATGGCAGGGCAGCAAGGGCTGCTGTGTACCAGGTAGGTGGCAGCTGCCTGTGAAGCCACACTTACCAGGAGCAGCAGGTTCTCCTGGGCCTTCAGAGCCACCCGACCTTTCTAGGGGTAGGGGTACAACTTCAGGGACATACATCTGAGCCCCCAGATCCCCTCCCAGCAgttcaccctccccacccctctccactcTGTGTGCAGCTAGCACCTTGCTCTTGCACAACCCGATCAGAGAGGTGATCAGGTTGCTTTCCCCAACTCCTCCATCTGGCTCCTCTGTCTCAGCAGGCAGCTGGGTGGTCAAGGCCTGGGCCTTACAGGGACTCATGTCAGGAGACTTGCTGTGGGGGTGGTCCTTGTCTTGGATGCTGGCTGCCTCTCTAGGCAGGGTGATGGGTTCTTTGGATGACTTCTTCCTACTGACAATCTTTTTACCCTGCAAAGAAGGTTGCATGAGGCCAGCTCATGGTACAGACCATTCCCCATGATGCCCCCTTGGGAATACAGGCTGCACACTGGCTGGCAGGGCCTTGCGTGGAGCTAGAGAGGAAGCCGCCTAGGTGCCTGAGTACCTGCTCCATCCTCTACTTCCTCAGAAGGGCCACAGGGGTCTGCCCTGGGGTCTGGGCCCTCCCGCTTCTGTTCCCCACAGAGGTGCTCACTTCCAGGATGTAGGTGAGCAGGGCTGGATCCTGTTGGATCTTGGAGCAGAGAACGGTGGTGAACTGCACCTCCTCCTTTTCTGTTTGGGATCCAGGAACTGTCCCACCAAGTCGGAGAAGCTTCTAGAAGGGAGGCAAGATAGAAACAGAAGGGAATGGGGTagcagggaagagaagggctTGACCCTCAGACACCCCTTAGTTTCTTGGTCCCTCACCTGCACAGGCCTGTGGACGTTGAGGTAATGCAGGAGGGGGTGCTGCACCTGGGCCAGAACCTTGCTGAAGAACTGGAACACCTGCTGTCGCATGCCTGGGGGGTACTGGGGGTCAAGGA is drawn from Panthera leo isolate Ple1 chromosome B1, P.leo_Ple1_pat1.1, whole genome shotgun sequence and contains these coding sequences:
- the FHIP2B gene encoding FHF complex subunit HOOK interacting protein 2B isoform X3, whose translation is MLDILVYEERQQTAAGEAGPCLEYLLQHKILETLCTLGKAEYPPGMRQQVFQFFSKVLAQVQHPLLHYLNVHRPVQKLLRLGGTVPGSQTEKEEVQFTTVLCSKIQQDPALLTYILEGKKIVSRKKSSKEPITLPREAASIQDKDHPHSKSPDMSPCKAQALTTQLPAETEEPDGGVGESNLITSLIGLCKSKKGRVALKAQENLLLLVSVASQAAATYLVHSSPCCPAIVEHLCQLYQSMPTFLDPADIAALEGISWRLPSAPSDEASFPGKEALAAFLGWFDYCDHLITEAHVVVADALAKAVAEKLFMEILQPHLLHVSEQSVLTSTALLTAMLRQLRSPALLREAVAFLLGADPQPAAPEDGPRSLCAHLIGHCDHLSDEISITTLRLFEELLQKPHEQVLRSLVLCNLEGRHYVARGSPEPESYEDTLDLEEDPYFTDGFLNSSFQPSAKPPPAPATNSDGKTAVTEIVNSFLCLVPEEAKTSAFLEETGYDTYVHDAYGLFQECSSRVAPWGWPLGPTPLDPHEPERPFFEGHFLRMLFDRMSRILEQPYSLNLQVTSVLSRLALFPHPLIHEYLLDPYINLAPGCRSLFSVLVRVIGDLMQRIQRVPQFPGKLLLVRKQLMGQVPGEQLDHQTLLQGVVVLEEFCKELAAIAFVKFPPHSPHLHLSPPQEGHV
- the FHIP2B gene encoding FHF complex subunit HOOK interacting protein 2B isoform X1, which codes for MLSRLGALLQEAVGAREPSIDLLEAFVEHWKGITHYYIESTDENTPAKKTDIPWRLRQMLDILVYEERQQTAAGEAGPCLEYLLQHKILETLCTLGKAEYPPGMRQQVFQFFSKVLAQVQHPLLHYLNVHRPVQKLLRLGGTVPGSQTEKEEVQFTTVLCSKIQQDPALLTYILEGKKIVSRKKSSKEPITLPREAASIQDKDHPHSKSPDMSPCKAQALTTQLPAETEEPDGGVGESNLITSLIGLCKSKKGRVALKAQENLLLLVSVASQAAATYLVHSSPCCPAIVEHLCQLYQSMPTFLDPADIAALEGISWRLPSAPSDEASFPGKEALAAFLGWFDYCDHLITEAHVVVADALAKAVAEKLFMEILQPHLLHVSEQSVLTSTALLTAMLRQLRSPALLREAVAFLLGADPQPAAPEDGPRSLCAHLIGHCDHLSDEISITTLRLFEELLQKPHEQVLRSLVLCNLEGRHYVARGSPEPESYEDTLDLEEDPYFTDGFLNSSFQPSAKPPPAPATNSDGKTAVTEIVNSFLCLVPEEAKTSAFLEETGYDTYVHDAYGLFQECSSRVAPWGWPLGPTPLDPHEPERPFFEGHFLRMLFDRMSRILEQPYSLNLQVTSVLSRLALFPHPLIHEYLLDPYINLAPGCRSLFSVLVRVIGDLMQRIQRVPQFPGKLLLVRKQLMGQVPGEQLDHQTLLQGVVVLEEFCKELAAIAFVKFPPHSPHLHLSPPQEGHV
- the FHIP2B gene encoding FHF complex subunit HOOK interacting protein 2B isoform X2 — its product is MREPSIDLLEAFVEHWKGITHYYIESTDENTPAKKTDIPWRLRQMLDILVYEERQQTAAGEAGPCLEYLLQHKILETLCTLGKAEYPPGMRQQVFQFFSKVLAQVQHPLLHYLNVHRPVQKLLRLGGTVPGSQTEKEEVQFTTVLCSKIQQDPALLTYILEGKKIVSRKKSSKEPITLPREAASIQDKDHPHSKSPDMSPCKAQALTTQLPAETEEPDGGVGESNLITSLIGLCKSKKGRVALKAQENLLLLVSVASQAAATYLVHSSPCCPAIVEHLCQLYQSMPTFLDPADIAALEGISWRLPSAPSDEASFPGKEALAAFLGWFDYCDHLITEAHVVVADALAKAVAEKLFMEILQPHLLHVSEQSVLTSTALLTAMLRQLRSPALLREAVAFLLGADPQPAAPEDGPRSLCAHLIGHCDHLSDEISITTLRLFEELLQKPHEQVLRSLVLCNLEGRHYVARGSPEPESYEDTLDLEEDPYFTDGFLNSSFQPSAKPPPAPATNSDGKTAVTEIVNSFLCLVPEEAKTSAFLEETGYDTYVHDAYGLFQECSSRVAPWGWPLGPTPLDPHEPERPFFEGHFLRMLFDRMSRILEQPYSLNLQVTSVLSRLALFPHPLIHEYLLDPYINLAPGCRSLFSVLVRVIGDLMQRIQRVPQFPGKLLLVRKQLMGQVPGEQLDHQTLLQGVVVLEEFCKELAAIAFVKFPPHSPHLHLSPPQEGHV